The following proteins are co-located in the Chaetodon trifascialis isolate fChaTrf1 chromosome 14, fChaTrf1.hap1, whole genome shotgun sequence genome:
- the LOC139342429 gene encoding uncharacterized protein produces the protein MNPAILCAARIWHGLQEEVQRSRRRRARLRRILLLQQVRNPPLQRYRQRNLTVPVLRMYFDGESELLMDYHLTRASMDAVMRLLPPEGSRDWEQAITVLITVYWLAHGLSYSVVSRAFEVPLTTVYRLVHKGVKEIAALRQDVIRFPTAQELEDIGHSFQVLAHSPVFASCVGAIDGCHVRIKTPPGPDGQDYYNRKLFPSIQLQAVCDGRAKFLNTFVGYPGSVHDKSIKEQWYSMFKSALYPPQGYFIVGDGGYPCISHPVAIITPYREPLQGRVQSRFNNHHAFGMLKTRWRSLLFRAIEVDHTFAPTVITACAVLHNICLTAGDIIEPTLDPDNPSVPPSRPVRWEQSASAWRDRLAAQLSAPPVRISALQEHDY, from the exons ATGAATCCAGCGATTCTGTGCGCTGCCAGGATCTGGCATGGGCTCCAGGAGGAGGTCCAGCGCTCCAGGCGCAGGAGAGCACGACTGCGTCGCATACTGCTTTTGCAGCAG GTCAGAAATCCTCCCCTCCAGAGATATCGCCAAAGAAATCTCACTGTGCCCGTCCTAAGAATGTATTTCGATGGAGAAAGCGAGCTCCTGATGGATTACCACCTCACCCGGGCCTCGATGGATGCGGTGATGAGGTTACTGCCACCAGAGGGGAGCCGTGACTGGGAACAGGCAATCACAGTCTTAATAACTGTGTACTGGCTCGCACACGGACTTTCTTACAGCGTGGTGTCCCGGGCCTTTGAAGTTCCACTGACCACTGTTTACAG GTTGGTTCACAAAGGTGTAAAGGAGATTGCTGCACTGCGCCAGGATGTCATCCGTTTCCCCACCGCTCAGGAGCTGGAAGACATTGGGCACAGTTTCCAAGTCCTGGCCCATAGTCCGGTTTTTGCATCCTGCGTGGGTGCCATAGATGGGTGCCATGTCAGAATAAAAACCCCGCCAGGACCCGACGGCCAAGACTATTACAACAGGAAGCTTTTCCCATCGATTCAGCTTCAGGCGGTGTGTGACGGGAGGGCCAAATTCCTTAATACTTTTGTCGGGTATCCAGGGTCGGTGCACGACAAGAGTATTAAAGAACAGTGGTACAGTATGTTCAAGAGTGCTCTGTACCCTCCCCAAGGATACTTCATTGTGGGTGATGGTGGCTACCCCTGCATTAGCCATCCAGTAGCCATCATCACCCCGTATCGAGAGCCACTGCAGGGGAGGGTACAGAGCAGGTTTAACaaccaccatgccttcggtatGCTTAAGACCCGTTGGAGGTCCCTGCTATTCAGAGCCATTGAGGTGGACCACACTTTCGCCCCCACTGTCATCACCGCCTGTGCTGTCTTGCACAACATTTGCTTGACGGCTGGGGACATCATTGAGCCTACACTGGACCCCGATAACCCCTCAGTGCCTCCATCGCGTCCAGTAAGGTGGGAGCAGAGTGCTTCTGCTTGGAGGGACAGACTGGCTGCACAGCTCTCGGCCCCTCCTGTGCGTATTTCAGCCTTGCAGGAGCATGATTACTGA